The Ranitomeya imitator isolate aRanImi1 chromosome 6, aRanImi1.pri, whole genome shotgun sequence genome window below encodes:
- the LOC138643462 gene encoding leucine-rich repeat protein lrrA-like, protein MHASLSTCIPTFLTSKQGWKTLGEHSSSGRVCKKIMVEGKELSCPPLDVFTLEDMNILKMSPERESCLSHQMNFLPRQIGCLKNLTSLYLDTNNLEGVPPEIGTLRNLRRLTLSNNSLRFLPPELAKLQNLQSIHLANNQFRIFPTVLCQLLNLTFLDLSDNEIETIPQSIKQLRRLNTLLLILNLLKHLPEEFCFLTKLSCLWLGSNNLRELPKSFGNLIMLDWAYNYCSYNVEGNPLHRPPVEVCNRGLKEIKEYFDSCN, encoded by the coding sequence ATGCATGCATCGTTGTCTACGTGTATTCCAACATTCTTGACTTCTAAGCAAGGTTGGAAGACATTGGGTGAGCACAGCTCAAGTGGAAGAGTCTGCAAGAAAATCATGGTGGAAGGCAAGGAGCTATCATGTCCACCATTGGATGTCTTTACCCTTGAAGATATGAATATATTAAAGATGAGCCCGGAGAGGGAAAGTTGTCTTTCGCATCAGATGAACTTTCTTCCAAGGCAGATTGGATGCTTAAAAAATTTGACATCTCTCTACTTAGACAccaacaaccttgaaggagttccACCAGAAATAGGCACATTGAGAAATCTCCGAAGACTCACTCTTAGTAATAACTCCTTGAGATTTCTTCCTCCAGAACTTGCCAAGCTTCAAAACCTACAGAGTATCCATCTTGCAAACAACCAATTCAGGATCTTTCCCACCGTTCTTTGTCAACTTCTTAATTTGACTTTTCTTGACCTAAGTGACAATGAAATTGAAACGATTCCCCAAAGCATTAAACAATTGAGAAGACTCAACACCTTACTTTTGATACTAAATTTACTGAAGCATCTCCCAGAAGAATTCTGCTTCTTGACAAAACTGTCTTGTCTCTGGCTGGGAAGCAATAATTTGCGAGAACTTCCGAAGTCATTTGGAAACCTGATCATGTTGGACTGGGCATACAACTATTGTTCCTATAACGTAGAAGGCAACCCTCTCCATCGTCCTCCGGTGGAAGTGTGCaacagaggtctcaaggagatcaAGGAGTATTTTGATTCATGTAACTAA